GCAGTCCATAACTGCGTAGAATTGGCCGTCTGGGAGGTCGAAGAGGTGGTCGATGTTGTCGTAAACTTGGATGTCACCGTCTAGGTAGATCATCTTTTCATACTCCACAAACTGCAATCGGATCAAAAGATAAATAACTATGAAAATGAACATCTTTCTATTTTCGACAATAAATAAGCACATCGAACAAGGAACCGGTATCTGCTTACCTCCCAAATTCGGAGCTTGGAGTAGTTGATGACATAATAGGCCATGGCGAACTGGGTCTGGTTCTCGGGCGGGTAAACTGGTTCGATCTCCCGAACGATGCACCCCTGATCAACAAGGATCTTGCGGTgctcttcgggtacgtccgggaGGACTGCAACGACAAGTGGGTACTTGCTCCTCACCTTCCTCAGGCCCTTCATGAGCCCCACCACCCCCTTCACGTAGTCCCCGTTTCCGGCTAGGAACGTGACATAGGCGCAGGTCGGTGGGTTCTCAGGCCTTGTGGCAACGATGGCATTAGGCTTGGTGGCAGGGGCAATCGTAGTGATATTAGGAGCCATGTTTGGTCACTTGTTGAAGTCTGGAAGGCTAAGAAAGTGAATAGAAGGGTGTCGGTAAACCGGGGAAAATGTTGTTTTGCTTGCTAGATTGTATTGCCTTTGAGGTTTGGTTTGAGTTGATGTTCGAAGATGAAGGGCGGAGGGGGGtttatataaatagaaaattcgcttgattaatttttaaatttttttcgggaggcgattaatttttaaagttttgaTGAATGGGAAATCTTTTGGGATAAACTTGTGATTAACTAACGATAATGACATTTAGGATCAGTTAGTTGTCATGCCGACTGAACTGTCCACTCCAGAGAAGACCAAGAATTTCCAAGATCAATCCAGCAAAAGAATTTCCTGGAAACGACGGCGTGTTGGACGGTAAATCCTGACCGTTGGAGTGTGGAGGGGCTTGATCCGACGGCACTGGAGGGTATCCTGGATTTGGACGGtgcaagagagagaagaaagcgCGAGAAGGTATTATCATCACCCCCACCGAAAAGCGCGAGAAGAAAggtattattattaattctGAATATCCTGGAAGGGTCTTTCTTTTCACGTTTTTCCAGAATTACCCTCAGAAGGTTCGATAATTACCGAGCTGTACGCTGGGTATCATTGtaactctgctataagttgGGGGGTATTTCCGCCCTTGAGACATCGCTAGaggataataaaaaataatgtagAAGGGTCGACAACGTGGTGTACTGTCGTGAGACCGAATTCAACATGGAATTGACCATAATCACTCAGTTAAATGTCCCAGATCTGTTAAAAATGCTAATAACTCGATCGGGCAATTATTCGATACCCGGAACAGGGAAACATAAAAAAACTAGCAGAAGAAGATCCTATAATATTCCCAAATTTGTATTCTCCTTCTGATTATGTTGTTTATGTGCACATCGTGATTAAATCAAAATGATATAGACCGGGTAATGACTAAATTAAGATAGATACGTGCGAAATTTCCATGGGCATCTCATCTAGACAATAGAGAGAGCATACTTACTGATCTAATCACCCGACTGGGGCTGGCCAGGGTGCTTCCTGGAAAGTAAAAACTTTCCAACGGTCCTGATTCACATTTGAATGGGGTGCAGGGAATTATTTTCCAAACCCAGTTTAATTTAGGAAATAGTTTTCTAACACCCACCACCGTCCACACACGACCGCCGACAAAAACGCAATCTCCCGTCGGTACGAGGATAGGCTCCACATGAAACCGGCTGGAAAAGGTAGGACTCCCTGAATGACATGTGGCGAGGGCCCCACACAGAGAAGggcttatttattttcttgatttggGAATACAGCTGACCGCGCTAAATATCGAATTTGCGACCTCTAAATCAACATGTGAAGATATGCGTCACtatactatatttttttaataaaaaatcttatttataaCGAATATATCAAATCTAATAGAGTTACCTTATTTCTCAAAGTTTTTTAGTAATgtcacaaaaaaaattagtgcTAATAAAAATAGATTTCTTTTATGAATATGATAATACGGTATTACATGATATATTCATTGCACGCAATACCTTCTCTCACCCAAGTTGCTACAACTCctcataaatatatgaattgtTTTCCATCTCTAAGGGTTGGTATCCTTATCCTATAACCACGAGAAAACATTTAATATTGTCGACTCTGTGCACAACACGGCTCATCCGATAATAGAATTAGGTAGGGGATCATTACTCTTAAAAGAATCAGTAAgcgtttttatttttttaaagtaaactATGATATCAAAAAATTCAATAGTTCGAGCCGGATCGATCCATTAAAGATAAAATACTTCCAATTAAGGATTTGCTCGATTcataatatttgaatttgaaattttatataaggAAAGCAAATATCGAATTACTTGACCAATCCTTATTGATAGGaccaaataatttttatttttatatctaGAAACCTAACGATCCCTGATCAATTAAGTTCCAACTGCATCGGTCTACTAGAATGAAAGTTCTCTCAatcaaagattttttttcatttataaaacttgaatctgaaattttattttagagGAACAAATATCGAAACCTTTCAACTAATCGTTATTAATAGGACCGAATAAACTTTGTGTATATTACATATCGGCAGTCTCATGGGCCTCTTTGCATGGCCACCCACGTACAAGGGCACTATCTTTGTTCGGCCTTTTCTCCTCAGGGGCTTTTTGTGGGTCCCGCGAGTATCTACTTACGTGTCCGCTTCTTTGATGTGCACGTAGAGCAGAAAAATCCAAGTGTTCGGTGTCTGATGCCTGGGGCCACTCGCTGACACGCGGCGCAATGGGCATCCTCTTTGCTTTTCCTTGTTGGTCCAACGTGGGCCCACACTCCTTAATTTATGGTAGAAAACTCATGTGGGAGTTGAAGTCATCGGACAAATCAACTGCCATTAACCCCTTGATCAACAACCATTCACCATATAGTTGACGGGGTGAGCAAGGGCTTGGCTCAGTCTCTCCTTCGCAAGAGAGCAGCGCCATCCGTTCGATCTGGTTTAATATAACTTGTTGAGTAATTGGCTCGACCGGTCACTATATAAATTGTTAACTAGATTTTTGTACTTTCATATCTTTCATTCAAGAAGAATATAATCTTCAATTGCGACAAACAATATGTCAAGTCCCTAGCCAGTTGTTGATCTTGTAAAGAGGATTACCTTCAATGTCTATGGCATCTTGTAACTCTTGTTATAATGTTTTTCAAATCCTCTCCTTACTATTCGTAGGTCATCCGCAATATTatgccaagaaaaaaaaaggataagtTGAGAATTAGCTCAAtgttgatattttcttttaattaaaagtattCGTTCCATTCACCCAAAAACAAAAGTATTCATTccgaatataaaaataaaacaattgaaaagtcATGCTTACGTTATCAATATTGATAAGTATCTAGTGAACCTAACGCATTTTTGCAAAAGCCTTATATAATTAGAAATAATTTGTCCATTTACCACGCTATCATCACCACCTAACCAAAATCAAAAGTCTTAGCTACTACTATTGGCACGGTCGGCACTGGAGAGAGGACGTTTGCTATAAGAAAAAAGCATTTTGTGGAtaatcttttcttctttttttttggtgagacAAGAGGACAATCTTTAACTCCTAAAATGAATATTTCTCCTTTGTGTCAAGCTCAATGAACACCGGTTTCTTTTCCCCAAAAACGCAATTAACTGCAAATGAAATGACATCCTAGCATACTTTTTCcaagaaattaataatataataaatattcttATTTTGTATCTTTTCACGCTTCGTCCGGTAATGAATGCTCGAGGGAACGTTCCCATGGCCCACACTCCTTAACTTGTGGAAGAAAACTCATGTGGAAGTTAAGATCATTGGACAGTTTAACATAATATTATGACCTTAAGTCCCCTCAAGCAAACTATCAACTACCATCGagccaaggaaaaaaaaaagaaagaaatgccGTTAACCTAGGGGGTTAATTTGATTGGGAAACACGTTTGCTCAGTGTTTATTAATCCAGACATTGTTTATTCAATTTGATCAATCGACTATAGTACCATCTCGGACAACATAGCATTGTTAACTCTGGGTGATTGAGTTTAATTAGTTCCATCTTGGTTTTAGACAGCTACTTCATCAGCTGACAGTTGTGGGTTCAATGATGTGCTCTTTATAACATGGCTTGTGTCATACATAACCCCCTTTATTAGacactattttatttttagaaaaaggtAAAATAATATCCACGGTTTGGGGTATTTGGGGGCCTGAATTTATTAACGGACGttagaaattttcttttcacatATACAGTCTAATTGGACATAAATATTATTCGTAAAATTTATAGTGGACCTATAAACGATTCTACTCATCTCCACTTATAAACTCGTCGTTTTCTATTTAGTTTTTCCATGGTGTACTTTTGACTCCTAACACATGTCTTCATGTGGCAATTTGTGGCTTGACGCTTCATCTACACGCCACGTGGACTTGAGTACTCGCTTTCAAGAGATAATTAAACTGGTAAAACCCGCCTCCAAGAATTGCCATGTTAGAAATAGAATATGCCTTTCCAAGAAAGATGACAATGGTTTAGAGAAAAAAGATTTTGGAATGACTAGAAAATGAATAAGGTCACGTTTGATccccaaaataaaatgtaaagGAATGGATTAGGCTctacaatataaaatataattttattaagagaAAAATGATCGTTTTTtagttgaaattgaaaatgtgGATGGATATAATTACAAAGGATGAAATTATTTATCAAGATTTCATATAATTGGGTATATATGAATCTCGAAGAAAATATATCCTACTTGAATAAAAGCTAGTTAAAATGATTGGTGTTATTTAAGTTTTTGGATGGAAACACCATTCCATCAATTTGGAGGAAAAAGATTATCCTAAGGGAATGTTCTTTCCAACTCATAACAGAGATATTAAAGAAAGAAACGAAGCAAAGGagaaatattcattttattccATGCGTTTTAATTTTGATGTACCAAACATAAGCTAATAGAATATtctcattacttttttatggTCAACCATAAAAAGGTTTAGAAAGAAGATTAGAAAAAAATCCATGATAACGAGAAACTAAAATCAACGTTTTCCCATATCTTATTTATAAGTTTCACGATAATTTCATCCTTTTATATCTATTATTGGAAAGGAACTTTAATTCAGTATGCAGAAGAACTCTTTGACAaccagaaaataaaagtgaaacCTTTCGggacatatttatttttggagaatttttcaattttccagAAAAACTTTCTAAAATGTAGAGAACTACAAAATATGTTTATTAgcataaaattgaaatgacttttctaaaaaaatttcttttcttctgttcaaATTTGTATAGAGATTCAaaaaactctttttttgttcTCTAATTTTCCGTTAGCCAattctttcctttttaaattattaatttatgacTTTCCTTTCTTATTTGTTTAACATCATTTATTTCCACAAGATTTGAGTACCAATCTAAATTAGTGATTGATTTACTATGAAGTATGACTTTTTAACTTTAACATTAGACAacgtatttttatattttcaatggagaaataaatttagaaaagaagaagaaaaaatagagaagaaAAGTGAGAATTAATTCTCAAAAAATAACAGACCCTTCAATGTCTCACTATTTCTTTATTCTACATTAAATTTATAGGGCTCAcgtataattacaaaaaaatgaagataTTGGGATATTCCTTGTCCCCTTCACTCTTCATCCACTAAAATCTATCtattcttattattttctatttatttaagCTAAAGTAGAGTTACAACAAGCTCTCTAGAAGAGGAGAGTAGCAAAGAAAAACTATTCTCAAGAGTGATGTTTCAATATATTCACTCAATCTaaacttttaatatatattatatagaaattataaatactataaatattattttatttgttttataaaaGTAGCTCCTACAGGCTACAGGTTACTAGTGATCAAatactagtatatatataatccctATAGGTGCTACAAAAGAagaattactttttttttttcaggtgaAATTAGGccctgactaatccagtcgagtcaGATCAATCTAATAAAGAATAAAGGTCTTTcgatatgaattttcttcatttataagACTCGAACTTGAGACTTTTGTTAAAGGGAAACAttcacttttcctttttcatagTAAGTTTGGAATCATGTGCTCTTTTGAACCACTTGATGGACAAGTTTCAAAGAAAAGTTATTCGTTCTACATCGATAAATACTACCTTGATAGGAGAAACTACAGTTGAAATCATAGTTGATGCTGACTaggaaaatttaattaaacttGGAAGCTTTAATTACCCATACActcttatatttaattaaaaaacctAGCGATTGAGCTAGAATCAAAAGTGAGGTTTCAATATATTCGCTCAAcctaaattttaatatattttatatgaaacTTATAAGtactataaatattatttattttatgaaagtaGCTCCTATAGGTTACAATTGATCAATTACTAACGTATAGCCCCATAGGTACTACAAAAAGAagaatcatatatatttttaatttagtttttactattttacacccctgtaaatttttttttctcagcaAATCAATGGATGTTTATCGATAACAAAAACAAATAcaagtaaaaatatttaagatGATACGTTACTGAGACCAAAAGGCAACGGGGCATAGAATTTAggaatttattaataaacGATTTTTGTCAAATATGTAATGGTGAGAAgtgacttttttttatacatatgTGTGTACATTTTAGATtcacaaaattaatatatacttgGATTACATGTCGGTTAAGAGCCTTTACATCAAGTGAGAGAAATCgcgaaatataaataataaaaataaaaacacgtCTTTGCTTTTGTCTTCCAAATTcgacaaaaaaagaaagacaaaaaagaaaaaggggaaaaagaaatccCAGCCGAAGGAACAAAGCAATTCAATGTAACACTATATGCCATGATAAACACTGTATACTTCTATTCGTCTGGGAACCTGACCAGAACCTGATGAACTAGGCGGCTGATGGGGCGGTGATGTAATGAACGGTACCAGCCTCCGGTAGGGCTGCTAGGAACCACCGCAAGTCCACGGGCTCGGTGTTCACTGCCGTTGCCACAAAGTTCTTGTAGTCCATGGACTCGTCATTGTAGATATCCCACCACTTCTCCACTAGCATCTTAATGTCCTCGCGGTCCATGTTCTCCTCCTTCCCGGTGTACCTCCACGGCTTCGACCCGGCAGTGCAGTAGTGCACAACCTTGACGTGGTCAAGGTGGATGTTCTTGGGATGTCTCCACAACATGGCCAGTACGAGGTTGTAGATTGGGGGGATAGGACAGTAGATGTCCCTGAAGTACATGTTTAGGAAGTCCTGCTCCGCGAAGGGTGTCGGAGGGGTGACCTGGAGGGTCTTGAGGAGGTCATGGTAGGTGGGGAGGCTTGGCTCGAACACGAACATGCCAGCATTGAAGTATAGGGCGGGCCGTGGGCCCAGCTCGGCCTCCGGCCACTGGACCCGGTCGGGGCACTGCTGGCAGTAGCCGATCTTGTACTGTGGGGTGTGGGACCACGTCTTCTCGCAGAAGCAGTCCATAACTGCGTAGAATTGGCCGTCTGGGAGGTCGAAAAGGTGGTCGATGTTGTCATAAACTTGGATGTCACCGTCTAGGTAGATCATCTTTTCATACTCCACAAACTGCAATCAGATCAAAAGATAAATAACTATGAAAATGAACATCTTTCTATTTTCgacaataaataaacaattaaaCACATCGAAAAAGGACCCGGTATTTGCATACCTCCCAGATTCGGAGCTTGGAGTAATTGATGACATAATAGGCCATGGCAAACTGGGTCTGGTTCTCAGGCAGGTAAACCGGTTCGATCTCTCGAACAACGCACCCCTGATCCACCAAGATCTTGCGGTGCTCCTTGGGCACATCCGGGAGGACTGCCACCACAAGCGGGTACTTGCTCCTCACCTTCCTCAAGCCCTTCATGAGCCCTACCACCCCCTTCACGTAGTCCCCATTCCCGGCAAGGAACGTGACATAGGCTCGGGACGGTGGGTTCACAGGCCTCGTGGTGACGATGGCATTAGGCTTGGAGGCAATGGCAACGTTGATGATGTCAGGAGCCATGTTTGGTCACTTGTTGAAGTTTGGGAAGGCGGAGAaagtgaattgaattgaaggaAAGCAGAGGAAGATGTTGCTTAGCTAAGTTTTGCTTAAATGTCTTTGAGGTTTGATTTGAGGTAAGGGTCGAAGGTGAAGGGTGGAGGGGGTTTATATAGAAAATTCGCGGGAtcaatttctaaatttttagtTAATGGAAATCTTATGGGATAAATTCGTGTTTAACTGACGATAATGACATTTGTCATGCTTGTAACTTGTTATGTACCAGAGATGACCAAGGCTTTCCAAGATCTAAACGACCGCATATAGTCAGTGGATCGTGGCCGTTGGTGTGTGGAGGGGCTTGATCTGACGGCTGTGGAGGAGGGACTTCTGGATTTGGACGGTGCAAGAAAGCGCGagaagtcttttttttttttttttttttttgggttgggAAGCGCGAGAAGGTATCAGTTCTGCGAAAATTCCCAATATCCTAGAAGagtctttttttattatttgttggTTTCCAGAATTACCCTCGAAAGCGTTTAGTAATTACTGAACCGTACGCCTGGGTATGATTGTATCTCTGTTACAAGAAGGGGGGTATTTCTGCCCCTGAGACATCGGTAGggataatataaaataatttagagGGAAGGCATACGGTGTATTGTCGCGCATCCGTTATTTTTCCTAATCTTTCAAATAAGCTAATATCAGAGGAGGATATCCTATAAAGATTTCCGACATATGAATCGGGCTAGAGGTTGAATTCGAACTTCGAGTGAAGCGGAAGGTATCcttctgaaaattttaattctgcCAGGAAGTTGGAAACGCGATGTTGGGAAGTTAGAATATGCTTGTAATAGAATTAGCTTTATATAAAGGATAAATTTTGTAATAGAGCATAATTGTTTGttgttttctcaaatatatcccCGGTCTTTCATTAGCTTGTGACTAAAAAAAGTACGATGTTTCACCCTCAACTCCCGCCTTAACCTACGATATTAATGCTAATATGCGTCTACCTCGAATCGTGAGAGGAACATGTTACACTAGAAGAATCATGGCTCAGGACTTGCCAGGATgcttccaaaaataaaaataaaaataaaaataaaaaaaactttccaATGGTCCCGATTTAACGTTTGTGATGGGGTGCAGTGTACAGAGTGAGCAGGCAATTATTTCCTTACCTTATTTTAAGGAATGGATACACTTCAGTTTACTGCACCCACCACCGTCCAACGACTGCCGACAAAACGAAATCTCCGGTCATTGCGGGGGTAGGGCAGGGTTCACACAGGACCCGACTAGAAgatcaaaaaatatttaataagtgTTCCTGATTCAATAAGTAAGAATTTATAGATTCATTGTGAGGtcagattttatttttaaatatttttattgagtGTTTCACATATAGGTGAATGAATAATATTCacctaatatttatttatggaaAACGTGTAAAGGAATCCCATTGGCACGGGGCGTGGGCCCTACACGTCTGGCCACAAATGGTAACTATCAGTCACGACCGTATCTAGAACTCCAACTCCTCATAAATAAACGATTTTTTTTCGATCAATAAAGGAATTATTTTTTGATCACTGAGGATTGGTCTCCTTATCTCGTGATCACGAGAAACATTTATTGCTGTAGTCTCCATGCACGACACGATTAATCCGACAATAGAAACGGGTAACGGATCCTTACTCTTAAAAGAATCGAATAAGCTTTTGTATCTATCGCGTATCGGCAGTCCCATGGGTCTCTCTGCATGGCCGCCCGCGTACAAGGGCTCTGTCTTTGTTCGGTCTTTTCCCCTCAGGTGCTTGGAATGGGTCCCCCGAGTTATCTTATTACGTGTCGGATTCTGATGTACTCACTGACACGTGGCACATGAGCTTCCTCTTTGCGTTGTATATTTGGTCACCGTGGGCCCACACTCTTTAATTTATTGCAGAAAACTCATGTGGGATTTGGAAGTCATAGGACAGTCCAACATAATGTCTTGATCCTTGAACCTTCTCAAGGGAACATAATCAACTGCCAATAACCTCTAAATCAAATACCATATTAATTGTATAGTTGACGGTTTGAGTAGGGTTGGCTCATGGGAGTGGCTTGATCCGT
Above is a window of Punica granatum isolate Tunisia-2019 chromosome 7, ASM765513v2, whole genome shotgun sequence DNA encoding:
- the LOC116215737 gene encoding galactinol synthase 2-like, encoding MAPDIINVAIASKPNAIVTTRPVNPPSRAYVTFLAGNGDYVKGVVGLMKGLRKVRSKYPLVVAVLPDVPKEHRKILVDQGCVVREIEPVYLPENQTQFAMAYYVINYSKLRIWEFVEYEKMIYLDGDIQVYDNIDHLFDLPDGQFYAVMDCFCEKTWSHTPQYKIGYCQQCPDRVQWPEAELGPRPALYFNAGMFVFEPSLPTYHDLLKTLQVTPPTPFAEQDFLNMYFRDIYCPIPPIYNLVLAMLWRHPKNIHLDHVKVVHYCTAGSKPWRYTGKEENMDREDIKMLVEKWWDIYNDESMDYKNFVATAVNTEPVDLRWFLAALPEAGTVHYITAPSAA